From Chryseobacterium tructae, one genomic window encodes:
- a CDS encoding T9SS type A sorting domain-containing protein, which translates to MKTKLFLFASLVCTLGMQAQIVDIPDTNLKTFLLSSSPSNTIAKNLNGNYFAIDSNNDGNIQQSEADQVGSLEIINLDINATGNNPIQNYQGVLSFTHIKNIKIDYWNVPTHPFTINNLPTLENLEVSFNNSDPGNASITHCSNLKNLSIKGIYLQNFTNNPALKNLNIGFTSTTYQNVLSTIEGLSQLETLTLQGYFFTSGTTSGTLNLSHHQSLTQVTINSLGLSSLDVSHSNLLNSVNINMGDTFPGSSPKYFGTLNISACPLITNLNINENSNITGLIAESSPNLQSIECYSKYLGTLNINSSPVLHSVKLAGNEVLLMNNTPALKDIKITKYSGTSFDATNAINLENLELGYFAYTTAPINLYGNLQNLTINNNLKLKKLIIDNHTLTQFAINGLPQLESLFISAGYFNVNNSPIPDFNTEFLQSVNIQNCPALANASFNGQEGLKSIVIKNCPVLQDLNHSSSTNNFTNVPIWALNSLEVEDCASLHSVNVSYNTLNHLKIKNCQNLESIDVRRNELTAYEFINTNKLKNLKLTGNKFTHLDISTIPSVVSLDGAFNSLQTITGTSSNLKNLGLFSNHLTTLNIQNFPNLDSLIIGRNRMVDVDFSGHAKIRMIYEHDPDYAYSNLNLPYANTPNYTKTFNVNNCINLQLVAFSSSTLEKIYAKNGANESLSLPYNASNLQYICCDASQIQNVQDELDMGGITGCTVNSDCPIDNLVLATSTAQEKFSVKISPNPTKGNLSISSDQKISSIEIYDRLGKLIQKQSGINAETAQLSIQHIPSGVYIVKVITDKETLIKKIIKN; encoded by the coding sequence ATGAAAACAAAATTATTTTTGTTTGCCTCCCTTGTATGTACACTAGGGATGCAAGCGCAGATCGTTGATATTCCTGATACCAATTTAAAAACATTCCTTCTATCATCATCTCCCAGTAATACGATTGCTAAAAACCTAAATGGGAATTATTTTGCAATCGACAGTAATAATGATGGTAACATACAGCAAAGTGAGGCAGATCAGGTAGGCTCATTGGAAATCATCAATCTGGATATCAATGCAACAGGAAATAATCCTATCCAGAATTATCAAGGTGTCTTATCTTTTACCCATATTAAAAATATAAAAATTGATTACTGGAATGTTCCAACTCATCCATTTACGATCAATAACCTTCCTACTCTGGAAAATCTAGAGGTTTCTTTTAATAATTCTGATCCCGGAAATGCATCAATAACCCATTGTTCTAATCTGAAAAACCTTTCTATAAAAGGAATTTATCTACAAAATTTCACAAACAATCCTGCACTTAAAAATTTAAATATTGGATTTACTTCTACTACTTATCAGAATGTCTTATCCACTATTGAAGGGTTATCACAGCTGGAAACTTTGACTTTACAAGGATATTTTTTCACTTCAGGAACAACATCAGGAACTTTAAATCTAAGTCATCATCAATCTTTAACACAGGTTACCATCAATTCTTTAGGATTATCTTCTCTCGATGTAAGCCATTCTAATCTGCTGAATTCGGTTAATATCAATATGGGAGATACATTTCCCGGTTCCTCGCCTAAATATTTTGGAACTCTGAATATAAGCGCTTGCCCTCTCATTACGAACCTAAACATTAATGAAAACTCCAATATAACAGGTCTTATTGCCGAATCTTCACCTAATTTGCAAAGCATTGAGTGTTATTCTAAATATTTAGGAACCTTAAATATCAATAGTTCTCCTGTTTTGCATTCTGTAAAACTTGCTGGCAACGAAGTATTGCTGATGAATAATACTCCGGCTCTAAAGGATATTAAAATTACCAAATATTCAGGAACATCTTTCGATGCTACCAATGCCATAAATCTTGAAAACCTGGAATTAGGGTATTTTGCTTATACCACAGCTCCTATTAATCTTTATGGAAATCTTCAGAATCTAACCATTAATAATAATCTGAAGTTGAAAAAGCTTATTATTGATAACCATACCTTAACTCAATTTGCAATTAATGGATTACCTCAATTGGAAAGCCTATTCATCAGTGCAGGGTATTTTAATGTTAATAATAGTCCTATTCCTGATTTTAATACAGAATTTCTGCAATCAGTAAACATTCAAAATTGCCCTGCGCTTGCTAACGCTTCTTTTAACGGGCAGGAAGGTTTAAAATCCATTGTAATAAAAAACTGTCCTGTTTTACAGGATTTAAATCACAGTAGTTCTACCAATAATTTCACGAATGTTCCCATCTGGGCGTTAAACAGCTTAGAAGTGGAAGACTGTGCTTCTCTTCATTCAGTAAATGTAAGTTATAATACACTGAATCATTTAAAAATTAAAAATTGTCAGAACTTAGAATCTATCGATGTCAGAAGAAATGAATTAACAGCCTATGAGTTCATCAATACCAACAAACTTAAAAATTTAAAATTAACAGGTAATAAATTTACCCATTTGGATATATCCACAATACCAAGTGTTGTGTCATTAGATGGAGCATTTAATTCGTTGCAAACCATTACGGGAACTTCATCCAATCTTAAAAATTTAGGGCTTTTCAGTAACCATCTCACCACTTTGAATATTCAGAATTTCCCTAATCTTGATTCCTTGATTATTGGAAGAAACCGAATGGTAGATGTAGATTTCAGTGGTCATGCTAAAATCAGAATGATCTATGAACATGATCCTGATTATGCTTACAGTAATCTGAATCTCCCTTATGCTAATACACCTAATTATACAAAAACGTTTAATGTAAATAATTGTATCAATTTACAATTAGTTGCTTTTTCGTCATCGACACTGGAAAAGATATATGCCAAAAATGGGGCTAACGAATCGTTATCACTTCCTTATAATGCTTCCAACCTCCAGTATATTTGCTGTGATGCCAGCCAAATCCAAAATGTACAAGACGAGCTTGATATGGGGGGTATAACAGGATGTACTGTAAACAGCGATTGTCCCATTGATAATCTAGTATTGGCAACTTCTACTGCACAGGAAAAATTCTCTGTCAAAATATCTCCTAATCCTACAAAAGGAAATCTTTCTATTAGCTCTGATCAAAAAATATCTTCTATAGAAATCTATGACAGACTTGGAAAATTGATTCAAAAGCAGTCAGGGATCAATGCTGAGACGGCTCAGCTTTCTATCCAACATATACCTTCAGGAGTATATATTGTAAAGGTTATCACTGATAAGGAAACTTTAATAAAGAAAATAATTAAAAATTAA
- a CDS encoding OsmC family protein, whose amino-acid sequence MKITLNRINDDFLFECTNSQGNSILLDNTSQPGAKGVSPMESVMMAVAGCSGIDVVSILKKQRQEIKSFQAEVEGERVQVDEAKPFKSMQVKFLLEGEIDPKKALKAAELSFEKYCSVSKTLEPNVEIGYEVWVNGEKI is encoded by the coding sequence ATGAAAATAACACTTAATAGAATCAACGACGATTTTTTATTTGAATGTACAAATAGTCAAGGAAATTCCATTCTTTTAGATAATACATCACAGCCGGGAGCCAAAGGTGTTTCCCCAATGGAGAGTGTCATGATGGCGGTAGCCGGATGCAGTGGAATAGATGTAGTTTCTATTTTAAAGAAGCAACGTCAGGAAATCAAAAGCTTTCAGGCAGAAGTAGAAGGGGAGAGAGTTCAGGTAGATGAAGCAAAACCTTTTAAATCTATGCAAGTGAAATTTCTTTTAGAAGGAGAAATTGATCCTAAGAAAGCTTTAAAAGCAGCAGAATTATCTTTCGAAAAATACTGCTCCGTATCAAAAACATTAGAACCGAATGTAGAAATCGGGTATGAAGTATGGGTAAACGGAGAAAAGATTTAA
- a CDS encoding DUF58 domain-containing protein produces MKNLYINTRFFFTLIGVGILYVLAFFFPVLMWAAHIVLLLCFLAVMVDYLLIFNQKNAIQAQRILPEKLSNGDENFVKIDIKNNYSFKIKTKVIDEIPFQFQKRDFLIEKTISSGANTFFQYSLEPKERGEYHFGSLNIYASSPLGLISKRFNFQKDAMLPSYPSFIHLRKYELMALQSEFMLGGIKKVRKLGHTMEFEQIKEYVPGDDIRTINWKATSKANRLMVNQFQDEKSQRIFMLIDKGRTMKMPFKGLSLLDYSINATMALSHIILRKGDRAGMMTFSKKAENKIAAENKSGQLKKISESLYNIKTDFFESDFNRLYQDVKYSINQRSLILLFTNFETLDGLNRQLKYLRGIAKNHLLVVVFFKNSELQTLINKNPENMQEIYDEIVAEKFEFEKKLIIQELRKYGIYTVYTLPENLNIDVINKYLEIKARGIL; encoded by the coding sequence ATGAAAAACTTATACATCAATACACGTTTCTTCTTTACACTCATCGGAGTGGGAATACTGTATGTCCTGGCATTTTTCTTCCCGGTGTTGATGTGGGCAGCCCACATTGTACTATTGTTATGCTTTCTTGCAGTTATGGTTGACTATTTGCTGATTTTTAATCAAAAAAATGCAATTCAGGCGCAAAGAATATTACCGGAAAAACTGTCTAATGGTGACGAGAACTTTGTGAAGATTGATATTAAAAATAACTACAGCTTTAAGATCAAAACTAAGGTTATTGATGAAATACCTTTTCAGTTTCAGAAAAGAGACTTTTTGATAGAAAAGACAATAAGCTCCGGAGCCAATACATTCTTTCAGTATAGCTTAGAGCCTAAGGAAAGAGGAGAATATCATTTCGGAAGTTTGAATATTTATGCTTCATCGCCGCTGGGATTAATTTCAAAAAGGTTCAATTTCCAGAAAGATGCAATGTTGCCTTCATATCCATCATTTATTCATTTAAGAAAATATGAATTGATGGCTTTGCAGAGTGAATTTATGTTAGGTGGAATCAAAAAGGTGAGAAAGTTGGGACATACCATGGAATTTGAACAAATTAAAGAGTATGTGCCGGGAGATGATATCAGAACGATTAACTGGAAAGCGACATCCAAAGCCAATCGTTTGATGGTCAATCAATTTCAGGATGAAAAATCACAACGTATTTTCATGTTGATTGATAAAGGAAGAACCATGAAGATGCCATTCAAAGGGTTGAGTCTTTTAGATTATTCCATCAATGCAACGATGGCTTTATCCCATATTATTCTTAGAAAAGGAGACCGGGCGGGAATGATGACTTTCTCTAAAAAGGCTGAAAATAAAATTGCGGCTGAGAATAAATCCGGGCAGCTTAAAAAAATATCAGAATCGCTTTATAATATTAAAACAGACTTCTTTGAAAGTGATTTCAATAGATTATATCAGGATGTAAAATACTCTATCAACCAACGAAGTCTGATCCTGTTATTTACGAATTTTGAAACGTTGGACGGATTAAACCGTCAATTGAAATATCTTAGAGGAATTGCTAAAAATCACTTATTGGTAGTGGTATTCTTCAAAAACTCAGAATTGCAGACCTTAATCAATAAGAATCCAGAAAATATGCAGGAAATCTATGATGAGATCGTTGCAGAAAAATTCGAATTTGAAAAGAAACTGATCATTCAGGAACTTCGCAAATACGGTATTTATACAGTCTATACACTTCCTGAGAATTTGAATATCGATGTTATCAATAAATATTTGGAGATAAAAGCCAGAGGAATTTTATAA
- a CDS encoding AAA family ATPase, which produces MENIDNPNIENQPSIDLNKSEDQFQSRIDMIELRASLDKVKAEIGKVIVGQEKMIEHLLAALLSNGHVLIEGVPGVAKTITAKLLAKTVDVGFSRIQFTPDLMPSDILGTSVFSVKNSEFEFKKGPIFSNFILIDEINRSPAKTQAALFEVMEERQITMDGTRYIMDEPFLVVATQNPIEHEGTYRLPEAQLDRFLFKINVGYPNLEQEIAIIKNQHESKKEDKTEGVHHVITAEQLKSYQHLVKEIIVEAQLMEYIAKIIINTRENQFLYLGASPRASLALLTASKAFAALRGRDFVTPEDIKEASYAVLRHRVIVSPEREMEGLTADEIIRQILEGIEIPR; this is translated from the coding sequence ATGGAAAATATTGATAACCCGAACATAGAAAATCAACCTTCTATAGATCTTAATAAAAGTGAAGATCAGTTTCAGTCAAGAATTGATATGATTGAGCTTCGTGCAAGCCTGGATAAAGTAAAGGCAGAAATAGGAAAAGTAATTGTAGGGCAGGAGAAAATGATAGAACATTTACTGGCAGCATTACTTTCCAACGGACACGTTTTGATTGAAGGTGTTCCCGGGGTTGCCAAAACGATTACAGCAAAACTATTAGCCAAAACGGTGGATGTTGGTTTCAGCAGGATACAGTTTACGCCGGATCTGATGCCTTCCGATATTCTGGGAACCTCAGTTTTCAGTGTGAAAAATTCTGAATTTGAATTTAAAAAAGGGCCTATTTTCTCCAACTTTATATTAATTGATGAGATCAACAGATCACCAGCAAAAACTCAGGCCGCCTTATTTGAAGTAATGGAAGAAAGGCAGATTACAATGGATGGTACCCGTTACATTATGGATGAGCCATTTCTGGTGGTAGCTACCCAAAATCCAATAGAGCATGAAGGTACATACAGACTTCCTGAAGCACAACTAGACCGTTTCTTGTTCAAAATTAATGTAGGATATCCTAACCTTGAACAGGAGATTGCGATCATTAAAAATCAGCATGAAAGCAAGAAAGAAGATAAAACAGAAGGTGTACATCATGTTATTACGGCAGAACAGCTGAAAAGTTATCAACATTTGGTAAAGGAAATCATTGTTGAAGCCCAGCTGATGGAATATATTGCTAAGATTATTATCAATACCAGAGAAAACCAGTTCCTGTATCTCGGAGCTTCACCAAGAGCATCATTAGCACTGCTTACCGCTTCTAAAGCTTTTGCAGCATTGAGAGGGAGAGACTTTGTCACGCCGGAAGATATTAAAGAAGCAAGTTATGCTGTTTTAAGGCACAGAGTAATTGTTTCTCCAGAAAGAGAGATGGAAGGTCTTACTGCTGATGAAATTATCCGTCAAATCTTAGAAGGCATAGAGATTCCAAGATAG
- a CDS encoding DUF4129 domain-containing protein: protein MNRILFFILFLFSLGFVKAQDDGYMEDSLYTTGHYHNMLRADSVLVKNPVSDNSVYPKEFKQNVPSRYKGNEFDYSVSKPRESFWQKLLKKVDRILRSIFGDTVFTKSSEFTGVVIRLFAIILVGFLLYFIIKYILGKDGNFIFGKKNKKLNLNVEELHENIHEINFPESIAKFELTGDYRSAVRYQFLFVLKKLSDKKLINWNPEKTNKDYVSELKVTHLKSEFSDLSYIFDYVWYGEFNIDEQSYQKFKNKYQAFKP from the coding sequence ATGAATAGAATTCTTTTTTTCATATTGTTTTTATTCTCCCTCGGCTTTGTAAAGGCTCAGGATGATGGTTATATGGAAGATTCACTCTATACAACGGGACATTATCATAATATGCTGCGTGCAGATTCTGTGCTGGTGAAGAATCCGGTTTCAGACAACTCGGTCTATCCTAAAGAATTTAAGCAAAATGTTCCGTCAAGATACAAAGGAAATGAATTTGATTATTCAGTCTCAAAACCCAGAGAATCATTCTGGCAAAAACTTCTAAAGAAGGTAGATCGAATTTTGCGTAGTATTTTTGGAGATACGGTTTTTACAAAATCCTCTGAGTTTACAGGAGTGGTTATTCGCCTTTTTGCAATTATTTTAGTAGGATTCCTTCTTTATTTTATCATTAAATATATTCTCGGAAAAGATGGGAATTTTATTTTTGGTAAAAAGAATAAAAAGTTGAATCTGAATGTAGAAGAATTGCATGAAAACATCCATGAAATAAACTTTCCTGAGAGCATTGCCAAATTTGAACTTACAGGAGACTATCGTTCAGCAGTTCGTTATCAGTTCTTATTCGTTCTTAAAAAATTGAGTGACAAAAAGCTGATTAACTGGAATCCTGAAAAGACGAATAAAGACTATGTATCAGAATTAAAAGTTACGCATCTAAAAAGTGAATTTTCTGATCTCTCTTATATTTTTGATTATGTCTGGTATGGAGAGTTCAATATTGATGAGCAGAGCTATCAGAAATTTAAAAATAAATATCAGGCATTTAAACCTTAA
- a CDS encoding DUF4013 domain-containing protein, translating to MIQFYKKRDFGTFISDSFNFFKLYGKNYFKNYILINGLLLILMVTVFIFGYRELFSQIFGSNINGDSYYFDQYFTNNAGVLIVVGIITFLLLMILAIINYLYPVFYLKRIAQGAKSIKTDEILGDFKKNAGRIAKLCLGVTFIVAPLSLFVLGFSYLLIFIIIGIFIVMLVYPTLFNVVTFLMYDYFNSGRGFMESLSYSIRSQFSYPNGSEKSPYWKYWAASFVMFIVISIASSVFTYVPMLFFYGSVLTSPSDGNFEQNPFTGAFGIAFLYSTEFQCCFHSSFRICCM from the coding sequence ATGATACAATTTTATAAAAAAAGAGACTTTGGAACTTTCATCAGTGATAGTTTCAACTTTTTCAAATTATACGGAAAGAATTATTTTAAAAATTATATTCTGATCAATGGCTTGCTGTTAATTTTAATGGTAACCGTCTTTATTTTTGGATACAGGGAACTTTTTTCTCAGATTTTCGGATCTAATATAAATGGTGACAGCTATTATTTTGATCAATATTTTACAAATAATGCTGGAGTATTGATTGTTGTAGGAATCATCACATTTCTACTTTTGATGATACTGGCTATTATCAATTATCTTTATCCTGTTTTTTATCTGAAAAGAATTGCACAGGGAGCAAAAAGCATAAAGACAGATGAGATCTTAGGAGACTTCAAAAAGAACGCTGGCCGAATTGCTAAACTGTGTCTTGGGGTGACGTTTATTGTAGCTCCTTTATCTTTATTCGTATTAGGGTTCTCTTATCTTCTGATCTTTATTATTATCGGGATTTTTATTGTAATGCTGGTATATCCTACCCTATTTAATGTTGTTACATTTTTGATGTACGATTATTTTAATTCGGGGAGAGGTTTCATGGAAAGTCTGAGTTACTCTATCCGTTCACAGTTTTCTTATCCCAATGGAAGTGAGAAATCTCCATACTGGAAATATTGGGCAGCATCGTTTGTCATGTTTATTGTGATATCCATTGCAAGTTCCGTATTCACCTATGTCCCAATGCTCTTTTTTTATGGTTCGGTGTTGACGTCACCATCTGATGGTAATTTTGAGCAAAATCCTTTTACCGGAGCTTTTGGGATTGCATTTTTGTATTCTACGGAATTTCAATGCTGCTTTCATTCTTCCTTTCGAATCTGCTGTATGTAA
- a CDS encoding stage II sporulation protein M — protein MREVYFIKQNKEKWLGIEQVIDGKIKKNPDDLSSLYINLINDLSFAQTYYPKSNTTVYLNHLSSQIFQKIYKTKRVEENRLVYFFKTEVPLLVYQYRRYLLYAFLFFVLFTLIGVISAAYDKEFVNIILGESYVNETIENIKKNNAVGVYQSGTTWGTTIGIIFNNIQVGAKLYIYGIAGGVGTLFALLSNSLMLGSFQYFFYDYGALKDSARGIWLHGVFEIFAMVVEAMCGLILGASILFPKTFSRFNSFKKGFKDSFKIFLSTVPFTICAGIIEGYVTRHALKMPVILNLVIILGSMAVIGFYYFVYPSIVNKKTNKHINDTIL, from the coding sequence ATGAGAGAAGTTTATTTCATTAAACAAAATAAAGAAAAATGGTTGGGAATAGAACAGGTTATTGATGGGAAAATTAAAAAAAATCCTGATGACCTGTCTTCATTGTATATTAACCTGATCAATGATCTTTCTTTTGCTCAGACCTATTATCCTAAAAGCAATACAACTGTTTATCTGAATCACCTTTCATCACAAATCTTCCAAAAGATTTATAAAACCAAAAGAGTAGAGGAGAACAGATTGGTTTATTTCTTTAAAACTGAGGTTCCGTTACTTGTGTATCAGTATCGGAGGTATCTGCTGTATGCCTTTTTATTCTTTGTCCTTTTTACTTTAATAGGAGTAATTTCTGCAGCTTACGATAAAGAATTTGTTAATATTATTCTTGGAGAAAGCTATGTCAATGAAACGATTGAAAATATTAAAAAGAATAACGCAGTAGGGGTGTATCAGAGCGGTACAACCTGGGGAACTACTATTGGAATTATTTTCAATAATATTCAGGTTGGAGCTAAATTGTATATCTATGGAATTGCAGGCGGAGTAGGGACTTTATTTGCTTTGCTTTCTAACAGTTTAATGCTGGGCTCATTTCAATACTTTTTCTATGATTACGGAGCTTTAAAAGACAGCGCAAGAGGGATTTGGCTTCACGGAGTATTTGAAATCTTTGCCATGGTAGTAGAAGCCATGTGCGGATTGATTCTGGGAGCATCTATTCTGTTTCCGAAAACCTTTTCGAGATTTAATTCCTTTAAAAAAGGATTTAAAGATTCTTTTAAAATATTTTTAAGCACTGTTCCCTTCACTATCTGTGCCGGAATTATTGAAGGATATGTAACAAGACATGCTTTGAAAATGCCTGTAATCCTAAATTTGGTAATTATTCTGGGATCAATGGCTGTTATAGGGTTCTACTATTTTGTATATCCATCCATTGTCAATAAAAAAACTAATAAACACATCAATGATACAATTTTATAA
- a CDS encoding RDD family protein: MSQIAINTSQNVNINFNTASVGERMLAFIIDLLIRVAYILVVLYLFFNILDLGYLLNGLDSWSVMAVYIILTFPTYIYPVVLESLMEGQTPGKKLMKIRVVKIDGYQASFGDYMIRWVFRLVDVSFAGVVGLISMIVSKNNQRLGDIASGTAVISLKNNINISHTILENINEDYVPSFPQVIALSDNDMRIIKDNYTKALKADDRQIISKLSDKIKSILKLEIDPTKMTERQFINVIIKDYNYYTGKDN; the protein is encoded by the coding sequence ATGTCTCAGATCGCGATAAATACCTCACAAAATGTAAATATTAACTTCAATACTGCAAGTGTTGGAGAAAGAATGCTTGCATTTATCATTGATCTCCTGATAAGGGTTGCCTACATCCTTGTTGTCCTTTATTTATTTTTCAATATTCTTGATTTGGGATATTTATTGAACGGTTTAGACAGCTGGTCAGTGATGGCAGTGTATATCATTCTTACTTTTCCCACCTATATTTATCCCGTTGTTTTGGAAAGTTTAATGGAGGGGCAAACTCCCGGAAAAAAACTGATGAAGATCAGAGTAGTGAAAATCGATGGATATCAGGCCAGTTTCGGGGATTACATGATCCGTTGGGTGTTCAGACTTGTAGATGTCTCCTTTGCCGGTGTGGTAGGTTTAATTTCAATGATTGTTTCCAAAAATAATCAGCGTTTAGGAGATATTGCTTCTGGAACAGCAGTAATTTCACTAAAAAATAACATTAATATTTCTCATACTATTTTAGAGAATATCAACGAAGATTATGTACCCTCATTTCCTCAGGTTATTGCTTTGAGTGATAATGACATGAGAATCATCAAGGATAATTATACCAAAGCTTTAAAAGCAGATGACCGACAAATTATCAGTAAACTTTCCGATAAGATAAAAAGTATTCTGAAGCTGGAAATAGACCCAACAAAGATGACAGAAAGACAATTCATCAATGTTATTATTAAAGACTATAATTATTACACAGGAAAAGATAACTAG
- a CDS encoding GNAT family N-acetyltransferase produces MKFENNRSGNGGVLTLNNEVKEVGRLTYTIFPEDQKLIISFVLVHPEFEGRGMGKYLVEEAIKFARENNWNVYPHCSYARAVMMRMNDVDDILLKN; encoded by the coding sequence ATGAAATTTGAAAACAACAGATCAGGAAATGGTGGAGTTCTTACGCTTAATAATGAAGTAAAGGAAGTAGGAAGATTAACCTATACCATTTTTCCGGAGGATCAAAAACTGATTATTTCGTTTGTTCTGGTTCATCCTGAATTTGAAGGAAGAGGAATGGGAAAATACTTGGTAGAAGAAGCTATCAAATTTGCAAGGGAAAATAATTGGAACGTATATCCTCACTGTTCTTATGCCAGAGCGGTGATGATGAGAATGAATGATGTAGATGATATTTTACTAAAGAACTAA
- a CDS encoding glycosyltransferase family protein, whose protein sequence is MKILYAFQGTGNGHVARAQEIIPILKKYASVDTLISGHQSQLKADFDINFQHRGISLLYNKTGGLSYRKTFTDNKFIDAAKTIKNLELSQYDLIINDYEPLTGWASKLKRLPMIELSHQASMSFSETPKPDKKDFLGEMILKYYVPSERKIGFHFENYHPQIKKPVIRRKIRNLNPYKKGYYLVYLPSFADENIIKVLRKIPVEWKVFSKYSKVQVKVKNVEVFPIDEIQYLKYFEGCEGILCNAGFETPAEALFMDKKVFVIPIHNQYEQECNACALDKMGIPNSKVLKLQEIMEWVASDHHLEVDYPDNIEEILVNEVLVL, encoded by the coding sequence ATGAAAATTTTGTACGCATTTCAGGGTACCGGGAACGGACACGTAGCCAGGGCACAGGAGATTATTCCGATACTCAAAAAGTATGCTTCGGTAGATACACTCATTAGTGGGCATCAATCGCAATTAAAAGCTGATTTTGACATTAATTTTCAGCATAGAGGTATTTCCCTTCTTTATAACAAAACGGGCGGTTTATCCTATCGTAAAACGTTCACAGATAATAAATTTATTGATGCTGCTAAAACAATTAAGAATTTAGAGCTATCTCAATATGATTTAATCATCAATGATTATGAACCTTTAACGGGTTGGGCATCTAAGTTGAAGAGGCTTCCAATGATTGAACTTAGCCATCAGGCATCGATGAGTTTTTCTGAAACTCCTAAACCTGATAAAAAAGATTTTCTGGGAGAAATGATTTTGAAGTATTATGTTCCCAGCGAAAGAAAGATTGGCTTTCATTTTGAAAATTATCATCCTCAAATTAAAAAACCTGTAATCCGAAGAAAGATCCGAAACCTTAATCCTTATAAGAAAGGATATTATCTTGTCTACCTTCCAAGTTTTGCAGATGAAAATATCATTAAGGTTTTAAGAAAGATTCCGGTAGAGTGGAAGGTCTTTTCAAAATATAGTAAAGTACAGGTTAAGGTAAAAAATGTGGAAGTATTTCCTATTGATGAAATTCAATATCTGAAATATTTTGAAGGTTGTGAAGGTATTCTTTGTAACGCAGGCTTCGAAACTCCAGCTGAAGCTCTTTTCATGGATAAAAAAGTATTCGTGATCCCTATTCACAATCAATATGAGCAGGAATGTAATGCTTGTGCTTTGGATAAAATGGGGATTCCTAATTCTAAAGTATTAAAACTTCAGGAAATTATGGAATGGGTAGCATCTGACCATCATCTGGAAGTGGATTACCCGGATAATATTGAAGAAATTCTGGTAAATGAAGTCTTAGTTCTTTAG
- a CDS encoding UDP-2,3-diacylglucosamine diphosphatase: MKRNVELVVISDVHLGTYGCKAKELLRYLNSIQPKTLVLNGDIIDIWQFKKSYFPKPHLKVIRKILSLATKNTDVYYITGNHDEMFRKFTDFELGKLKVCNKICLTIDQKKTWIFHGDVFDASVQHSKWIAKLGGKGYDLLIIINNVVNWFLEKMGKEKYSFSKKIKNNVKKAVKYIGDFELTASELAIDNQYDYVVCGHIHQPQIREVVNKKGSCTYLNSGDWIENLSALEYHDKEWKIFYYDDHKHLLKDDEAEEIQEMDNSELLKIVTNFT; encoded by the coding sequence ATGAAAAGAAACGTTGAGTTAGTTGTCATATCGGATGTTCATTTGGGAACTTATGGATGTAAGGCTAAGGAATTGCTGAGATACCTCAATTCTATTCAGCCTAAAACTTTGGTTTTGAATGGTGATATCATTGATATCTGGCAATTCAAAAAGTCTTACTTCCCTAAACCTCATTTGAAAGTGATCCGAAAGATCCTTTCATTGGCTACTAAGAATACGGATGTTTATTATATTACAGGTAATCATGATGAAATGTTCCGTAAGTTTACCGACTTTGAATTGGGAAAACTCAAAGTTTGTAATAAAATCTGTCTGACAATTGACCAGAAAAAAACCTGGATCTTTCATGGGGATGTTTTCGATGCATCAGTCCAGCATTCTAAATGGATTGCCAAACTTGGCGGAAAGGGATATGACCTTTTAATCATCATCAATAATGTAGTGAATTGGTTTTTGGAGAAAATGGGCAAAGAAAAATATTCATTTTCAAAAAAAATTAAAAATAATGTGAAGAAAGCGGTAAAGTATATCGGTGACTTTGAACTTACAGCTTCCGAATTGGCTATTGATAATCAATATGACTACGTAGTTTGTGGACATATTCATCAGCCGCAGATTCGGGAAGTGGTTAATAAAAAAGGATCTTGTACTTATCTGAATTCTGGTGATTGGATCGAAAATCTATCAGCTTTGGAATATCATGATAAAGAATGGAAGATTTTTTATTATGATGACCACAAACATTTGTTGAAAGATGATGAAGCAGAAGAAATTCAGGAGATGGATAATTCTGAACTTTTAAAAATCGTAACTAATTTTACTTAA